DNA from Hypanus sabinus isolate sHypSab1 chromosome 16, sHypSab1.hap1, whole genome shotgun sequence:
gcatttgaaaagccctgccccaatgaaagctacaattattactaagcaacacagtggtttaattattggaatacatatgtttctgaaatgttttatatgcataagaaggtaaaatatatactatatactaagacaaatgtttgactgccgctaaataatactggatgtacttgttccgatgtatgtacaaatccgacttaaatacGGACTCAGGATCGGAACTCGTACATatcccggggactgcctgtatccaACTTCCATTATGAATAATTCTCTGATTAGCAATTAGAACTGAAGCACAAGTTGAAAATGCTGGGAATGCTtcatcaggcagcttctatggactAAGATGCACTTAGTACTTTAGATTGGTGACCACACGATTGATCTGGGGAAAGAGTCAGTGTAACAGACCGGTTTTCTCTCATAAAGTGCCAGCACAGGCTGAAAGGACCAAGTGTCCCTTTGCAAAGGATTGTTGGATTTTACTATTGACTCTTGATCCCTGCCTTTCCAACAGGTCGAACAAAAATAATGGATGGTGATTTGGCGGAGTTAATAGTTGGCAAAGCGGTGGAACACATGTTCGAAAAGGATGACGGATCTAAGAATGAATGGCGAGGGATGGTGTTGGCACGTGCACCTGTCATGACCACTTGGTATTATATCACCTATGAAAAGGACCCTGTTCTGTATATGTACCAACTACTTGAAGATTACAAAGAGGGAGATCTCCGCATCCTGCCAGATTCAGGTACATATTTGGTTGCAGAATTGTGTCGCTGTGCCACTTTCAAAAGCCATGTACGCGCACAGCGCACCAGGTCACTTCCAAGTTTTAAACCCGTGCTGTTCACAAGGCATTATATTTAGGAGGCACCTCAGCTTTGTAGTGGTTTTAATAAGCCCGAGTTTGCCACCTTTCGTCGGATATGGCATCTGGTCATACGTTATCAGGAATTACCTGATACTTCCTTTCTAATGAGCAGAGTTGGTATTGATTTGTGAAGATGACCACTCTGTTGCAAGCAAAAGAGTGAACCAAAGAATACATAGAGGAGGCCTCACTTCATAGAGATTGAAGTATCCACACCCACCACCAAAaaaggtgccccccccccccaccgggtaCAACTCTGTCCCTGAAAGCTGTGGCAAAGCACCGGGTGCCATTTTTAGGGGGAGGGGAAGCTTTAACTCTGCCCATTGGAGGGAAGCTTTGCTGAAGAAGCATCAGTGAGTTATCAACTGAGAAATGTGTTCCAAAGGGAATGAAGTGAAAGTTTCAAGATAGCCTCCTCATAAGAGGCAACATCTGTTACACAGCTAAGCCATCTTCCGAAGCTTTTATCATCTGACTCTACTGCCAATCCTGGTAAGTgcgctgtaattttcttttttgttttataGGACAAAACACCTATAAAGTCTCCTGTTAAAACCTTAACCAACAAAGGCTCCATATTAAGATGTCCTGTAGCTATAATGTTTGTTTTGCTTGCAATAAAATAAAGTTACTGTTGTCTAGTTGCTTTGTGAGATCTCTTTACTTTTTGAGTGAAAAACATTTGCGGTTTAAATGTAATCCAGAGTCTTCAAGTGTCACTTCAGTGTTACTCTTAGCAGTGTGGTTGAACAGAGGGACTTTGGGCCTTAATTTCACCGATCCTTCAGAGTTGCTACATagattgatagggttgttaagaaggcgcgggttgtgttggccttcattagttgggtggttgagttcaagagccgtgtgGTAAGGTTGTAGCTCTATAAATACCCTGGTTAgatctcacttggaatattgtgttcagttctggttgcctcattataggaaggatggggaagctttaacaaaggtggagaggagatttaccaggatgttggttggattagagagcttgtctTTATGAGAGTAGGGTGAGCAAGCTATGACCTTcttctttggaacaaaggagatTGAGAGATGATTTGATGGAGACATACAAGATTATAAGAAGTATAGATCAAGTTGATAGTCAAATGCTTTTTTCTTTggtggaaatggctaaaacaAAGAGGtattattttaaggtgattgatggAAATTGTAGGGGTAATGTTGGTGGTACatttttttacatagagtggtgggtatgtggaacaccTTGctagtggtagagacagataattggggcatttaagagactcttagataggcacatggatgatagaaaaatggaggctatgtaggagggaaaggttaagttgctcctagagtaggttaaaagattggcacaacatcatgggccaaagagctgtagtattctatgttctgtgagtCTTCCATTAACTACTCTGGTTACCTCCATAGCCTTATTGGGTAAGGGAGAGTGAAGTTTCCGAATGCATCACTGTCCTTGATAATTTAAAGTCCACACGATGTAGATTGTGCTACTTGAATGTTGAGCTTAATCACAAAGGTTATGAAGTACTGTACAGAAACGGAAAGGTTTGATGCAGGCACTTAGTGAGATAGCATCGGGATTGCCTTGCGCAATTTTGTTTTCTATATTTAAGGAAATATGTGCCTGCATTGTAGGAAGTGCCTTGAaaattcaccaggttgatttctTGAATAAAGAGACTGAACTACTaagaaaggttaaacaagttaggcTTGCTGTCTTTggagtacaggtttcccccgctatccgaaggtagagtgttcctatgaaatggttcataaGCCAGAATGTGGTAAAGTGAAgaaacaattaccattaatttatatgggaaaaatttttgagcattcccagatgcaaaaataacctaccaaatccaaccagataacacataaaacctaaaataacatgaacatatagtaaaagcaggaataatataataaatttacagcctatataaaatagaaatattgtacgTACGaagtagtttcacttatcaaaatcaggaagacagcaagccaaaattAATGTGGAGAAAAtaaatcggcacgtacacgcaaGCGCACGTACACACATATGCACgcacaactgcctgcacaaggcttcacggtcattgtagtctttctcagggtaaacacacatatagaGCGGGCATCTTTTTTTGtagaagtgaaaatcctctttggttagcgaaaacaggtaccaatgagggtctttcgtaacagcgagctgctGTAAAGTGAACGTTCGAGAAAAGGGGGCCACCTGTATAGGAGAACGAGAGGCAGTCTTATTGAAACCTGCAAGATCCTGAGAGAGGCTGACGAAATGTTGACAAAATGTTTGTCCTAGATGGGTTATCTACAACTTGGGTTAATGCTTCCAGAACAGAGATTTCCTGCAGAGTGAGCAGTGGGTATCAGtttctcccggggggggggggggtgcaggatgTTTGGAACTCTCCATCCTAGTGAAGTGAACCATTGAATACTGTACATCAGAGGTGGACATTGACGGGGATTTAAACTGCAAGGGAGTCAGATGACATAGGAGTGAAAAGTCATGTTGAGACTGGATCAAACGTTATCTTATTGAAAAGTGAAGGAAACCTGATGGGTCAGTTGGCCTCTCTtattttttatgttctgtgtggaTAATATTGTAAGCTGATTGGGGGCCTCGATCCTGCGGCATCCCACAGGGTCACTGTTTGCTAGTGCCAAATAAACGTAACTTGCTCAAAAATATGGACACATCTTCCTCAGGTGTTGGGTTTGTGGTGTTCTCTATGGACTCCCAGTACCGTTTGTCCTAATGCCCTTAGTTATGTTGCACTTTGCAGATAACCTGATTATTGAAAAGCCTAAAACCTCAGCAAGGCAGCAGTGAGATACCGCCTTCCAGCAAGAACTCTTCTGGGAAAAGAAAAAAGCTAGAGTAGGCCATTCAAGCCCTCATGCCTGCTTCACCATTTAGTAAGATCATGATTGATTGCTTACTTCAGTGGAGCTCTCTGCGCTAACCTTGCATCCAAAAATCTTTTGGTCTCTGGAATATGCTCAACAATTGAATTTCTACTGCTCTCTTGTGTAGACTATTCCAAAGGTTTGCTGTCTTTTTCATCTCCCCTCTCGAATGCCTGACCCCATTATCTTTATATTGTGACCCCGGTCCCAGGCATCTGTCCTCAGAACTCATTCATTTCTTTTTAACATTCTAATGAGATCTTTTCT
Protein-coding regions in this window:
- the LOC132406055 gene encoding spindlin-1-like isoform X2: MLKRKKPHRKRSKADASDPVAYKQRSIVGSKVQHGWREKTGVVTQWKGTVLDQLPVNPSLFLVKYDDFDCVYGIELFKDERVSGLEILPDKSGRTKIMDGDLAELIVGKAVEHMFEKDDGSKNEWRGMVLARAPVMTTWYYITYEKDPVLYMYQLLEDYKEGDLRILPDSGTYLVAELCRCATFKSHVRAQRTRSLPSFKPVLFTRHYI